A window of the Bacteriovorax sp. PP10 genome harbors these coding sequences:
- a CDS encoding twitch domain-containing radical SAM protein: protein MNKTFCPLPWKEISSSPSGSVRLCCSSTSGSNLSLHSDGTVAKMSDDLNESWNTDFFKDVREKMLTGKNVSACSNCYKQEAAGIHSERLQWIENFPDIKPENLTTKAELSEVEQLDLRLGRVCNLQCRMCGPYSSTSWEPTWKALGNLVNQPDQKTWDKLNQNNWPENPDVWEQFKLFVPKLRRVYLTGGEPFLVSKNKEFLKFCIDSGHASHIQLRYSTNGTIWDAELPSMWSHFEKVTLNFSIDGLDEVNNYIRFPARWNQLMKNLDSAKAASRVAPIHISVSTAVQAYNIFQISELISFFREKELNVYLDLIHQPSYLSLAVLSPELSEKAKLKLQNEISYPGVTGLIQLLNSSKHQEWNQFIAYTKKLDEIHEQNISQVIPELGI from the coding sequence GTGAATAAAACTTTTTGTCCATTACCTTGGAAAGAAATTTCATCCAGTCCTTCTGGGTCAGTTCGCTTATGTTGTTCATCGACTTCGGGATCTAATTTATCACTACACTCTGATGGCACTGTGGCCAAGATGAGTGATGACTTGAATGAAAGCTGGAATACTGATTTCTTTAAAGATGTGAGAGAAAAAATGCTCACGGGAAAAAACGTATCAGCTTGCTCTAATTGCTACAAACAAGAAGCGGCCGGAATCCACTCAGAGCGTTTACAGTGGATAGAAAACTTTCCAGATATCAAACCAGAAAACTTAACAACCAAAGCAGAACTTTCTGAAGTTGAACAACTTGATCTTCGTTTGGGAAGAGTCTGTAATTTACAATGCCGTATGTGTGGACCTTACTCGTCTACTTCCTGGGAGCCTACCTGGAAGGCCCTTGGTAATCTAGTCAATCAGCCTGATCAAAAGACATGGGACAAACTCAACCAGAACAACTGGCCGGAAAATCCTGATGTATGGGAGCAGTTTAAATTATTCGTTCCTAAATTAAGAAGAGTTTACTTAACCGGCGGAGAGCCTTTTTTAGTTTCAAAGAATAAAGAGTTTTTGAAATTCTGTATTGATTCCGGCCATGCCTCACACATTCAATTGCGCTATAGTACGAATGGAACAATTTGGGATGCAGAACTTCCGTCGATGTGGTCTCATTTTGAAAAGGTGACTTTGAATTTTTCAATTGATGGACTGGATGAAGTCAATAACTACATTCGTTTTCCGGCCCGCTGGAATCAGTTGATGAAAAATCTGGACTCTGCAAAAGCTGCTTCAAGAGTAGCACCAATTCACATTTCTGTTTCAACTGCAGTTCAGGCCTATAATATTTTTCAAATCTCAGAGCTCATATCATTCTTTAGAGAAAAAGAGCTTAATGTTTATCTCGACCTGATTCATCAACCGTCTTATCTTTCATTGGCAGTTTTGAGTCCTGAACTCTCTGAGAAAGCAAAATTAAAACTTCAAAATGAAATTTCTTATCCTGGAGTAACTGGCCTTATTCAGCTACTCAATTCATCAAAGCACCAGGAATGGAATCAATTTATTGCTTATACAAAAAAGCTGGATGAAATTCACGAGCAGAATATTTCTCAGGTCATTCCTGAATTAGGAATCTGA
- a CDS encoding S8/S53 family peptidase translates to MKKLFGLLLLVNLVHAGEVTEVLLLDSSFPPIKSADFSFAQEACPILTESNLNIPESGQCFDDKSWKEMGEQADEQVLRGLMDSLAKVSSADVEKYNNYQKLNPDKARALRGDYILATHGTRSAFVLNKYAEGKVKIHPIRVVSAQAGTVHQESDKKENIEFPVYGKGCGLRKWTSKEEKAFAEKSLQPYQQRIQKVLVNNKNIRVVSISLGYKKNWILEDNSKCDSKYVDLEYKILKQSWQSLLRKNPNTLFIVAAGNEGEDFNQDKFKKNDLWADLSNESNLFLVGSLKVTKDRLDSSNYGTKVIMVKGEQIEALSPMPNNEQKGHVTTLRGTSFSAPIIAGLAVKAINANPKISLSELKNRITENAKLID, encoded by the coding sequence ATGAAAAAGCTTTTTGGCCTTTTACTGTTGGTAAACCTTGTCCATGCTGGTGAGGTTACAGAAGTTCTTCTTCTAGATTCATCTTTCCCACCTATTAAAAGTGCTGACTTTAGCTTTGCTCAAGAGGCATGCCCTATTCTTACAGAAAGTAACCTGAACATTCCTGAGAGCGGTCAATGCTTTGATGATAAATCATGGAAAGAGATGGGGGAGCAAGCGGATGAACAAGTCTTAAGAGGTTTGATGGATTCTCTGGCAAAGGTTTCAAGCGCTGATGTTGAAAAATATAATAATTATCAAAAATTAAATCCAGATAAGGCCCGTGCTTTAAGAGGGGATTATATTCTTGCAACTCATGGAACCAGGTCTGCTTTCGTTTTAAATAAATATGCAGAAGGGAAAGTAAAGATTCATCCAATACGTGTGGTGAGTGCTCAGGCAGGAACAGTTCATCAAGAATCAGATAAAAAAGAAAATATTGAATTTCCTGTATATGGAAAAGGATGCGGTCTGAGAAAATGGACCTCAAAAGAAGAGAAGGCATTTGCTGAAAAATCATTACAGCCGTATCAGCAAAGAATTCAAAAGGTGTTAGTAAATAATAAAAATATTCGTGTGGTCTCAATCTCTCTTGGTTATAAGAAAAATTGGATATTAGAAGATAACTCAAAGTGTGATTCTAAATATGTTGATCTTGAGTACAAAATTTTAAAACAATCATGGCAGTCTCTTTTACGCAAAAATCCTAATACTCTCTTTATTGTCGCGGCAGGAAATGAAGGTGAAGATTTCAATCAGGATAAATTTAAGAAGAATGACTTATGGGCCGATTTAAGTAATGAGTCGAACCTTTTCTTAGTTGGATCCCTGAAAGTTACAAAAGACAGACTTGATTCTTCAAATTATGGTACAAAAGTTATTATGGTTAAAGGAGAGCAGATTGAAGCCCTTTCTCCTATGCCTAATAATGAGCAAAAAGGACATGTAACCACATTACGTGGAACTAGTTTTTCGGCACCGATTATTGCGGGACTGGCAGTAAAAGCAATAAATGCGAATCCTAAAATATCTTTATCCGAGTTAAAAAATAGAATTACCGAGAATGCAAAATTAATAGATTAA
- a CDS encoding FAD-dependent oxidoreductase, whose translation MIIDQMPSNLSEIKTQYCIIGSGAAGITLALELEKKGFDVVILEAGNFEQKSKIADEKVLETGFPTEVDKRRFKDFGGSTEAWGGWCTPLDESDFQAEEKIHYSGWPIKLSDLRPYYDRTTEILNLEYSFFENKKIFEMESEAQKIGSAFKLYQFSTPVTRFGQKYKEHISRSSKIKSYLNSPVVEMQMNGQGTIVEALKVKSSTGLHTIKAKHFIFCCGSIENARLLLSFSRKNKTPIGLGHKFLGKGFMEHPNFSNVGTMMFYKKDPWSKLVDVNANGKRDHFFFQVSEAERKKHGWLNLRFKVYDVEHPLDPVDQKIYSLYTETLKRSFHPVQEIGLSCEQFCSDMNGIVLREDADRLGLWNVNLNWELTELDWKSYTESMEFFARKLPSLGLGFMKVNKDFLERKIAPVGNSHQMGMTRMGESFKDGYVDKNLSVFGVSNLSVLGSSVFPTTGAAAPTMTITALALRLADYISLKG comes from the coding sequence ATGATTATAGACCAGATGCCTTCGAATTTATCAGAGATTAAAACACAGTATTGCATTATCGGATCTGGGGCCGCGGGGATCACCCTTGCTTTGGAGCTTGAAAAGAAAGGCTTCGATGTTGTGATTCTTGAAGCTGGAAATTTCGAACAAAAAAGCAAAATTGCTGATGAGAAAGTTCTTGAAACGGGTTTTCCTACAGAAGTGGATAAAAGGCGTTTTAAGGATTTCGGCGGAAGCACTGAAGCTTGGGGCGGATGGTGTACTCCGCTTGACGAGAGTGACTTCCAGGCAGAAGAAAAGATACATTACTCTGGATGGCCGATTAAGCTTTCAGATTTAAGGCCTTACTATGACAGAACAACTGAAATCCTAAATCTTGAATATAGCTTTTTTGAAAATAAGAAAATTTTTGAAATGGAATCTGAAGCACAAAAAATTGGATCTGCTTTTAAGTTGTATCAATTTAGTACTCCTGTCACTCGATTTGGACAGAAGTATAAAGAGCATATAAGTCGTTCAAGTAAAATTAAGTCTTATTTAAATAGTCCCGTTGTTGAAATGCAGATGAATGGACAAGGGACTATTGTTGAAGCTTTAAAAGTTAAAAGCTCTACAGGGCTTCATACGATTAAGGCAAAGCACTTCATCTTTTGTTGCGGCAGTATTGAAAACGCTAGATTGCTCTTAAGTTTTTCTAGGAAGAATAAAACTCCGATTGGACTTGGTCATAAATTTCTTGGAAAAGGATTTATGGAACATCCTAATTTTAGCAATGTTGGAACAATGATGTTTTATAAGAAAGATCCCTGGTCTAAGCTTGTAGATGTGAATGCCAATGGGAAGAGAGATCATTTTTTCTTTCAAGTTAGTGAAGCTGAGAGAAAAAAGCATGGATGGCTTAATCTAAGATTTAAGGTTTACGATGTAGAACATCCACTAGATCCGGTAGATCAAAAAATTTATTCGCTCTATACAGAGACACTAAAAAGAAGTTTTCATCCTGTCCAGGAGATTGGACTTTCTTGTGAGCAGTTTTGTTCAGATATGAATGGGATTGTCTTGAGAGAAGATGCAGATCGTTTGGGATTATGGAATGTTAATTTGAATTGGGAGTTAACAGAGCTGGATTGGAAGTCTTATACGGAGTCGATGGAGTTTTTTGCGAGAAAACTGCCGAGCTTGGGATTAGGATTCATGAAAGTGAATAAAGATTTTCTTGAACGAAAAATTGCACCAGTTGGAAATTCTCATCAGATGGGGATGACCAGGATGGGAGAGAGTTTTAAAGACGGGTATGTGGATAAAAACTTATCTGTATTTGGGGTGAGTAATTTAAGTGTGCTTGGGTCTTCTGTCTTTCCAACAACGGGGGCCGCTGCACCTACGATGACGATTACGGCGCTTGCGTTAAGACTCGCCGATTACATATCTTTAAAAGGTTAA
- a CDS encoding alginate lyase family protein yields MLKLYLFILTQLFLSFKVEACPSPSAIVYTLDANSFYNDAHHSLIDPELKKKHDDAVKPLENFIRSIAKMSDKYIQDPVKNLSEGHCANAWILSWAKQNAMLGEMKTNQSYSERKWMLAGIGLVYGKTRAIIKPDENLIIESWLKKLADLTMVHSDQYKGTRNNHYYWEGLAVGVVGAITKDSKYLSWSKQVFSNAMDKIQKDGSLIEEMNRGKRAIHYQAFATAPLVVMSSILDLQSDKLKELVRFTYLAISHPETIEKRLGVKQDALTPSNLGWLLVYLRRNPDAEISNFLKTKSSLYTSKLGGNLNLVNPLENISSTKVTK; encoded by the coding sequence ATGTTAAAACTTTATTTATTTATTCTAACCCAATTATTTTTATCTTTTAAAGTAGAGGCATGCCCTTCTCCCTCTGCAATTGTCTATACCCTGGATGCAAACTCTTTTTATAATGATGCCCATCATTCTCTTATTGATCCTGAACTCAAAAAAAAGCACGACGATGCGGTTAAACCACTTGAAAACTTTATTCGCTCCATTGCAAAAATGTCGGATAAATATATTCAGGATCCAGTTAAAAACTTAAGTGAAGGTCATTGTGCGAATGCATGGATTTTGAGCTGGGCAAAACAAAATGCCATGCTTGGCGAAATGAAAACTAATCAATCCTACTCAGAAAGAAAATGGATGCTCGCTGGTATTGGACTAGTCTATGGAAAAACCAGAGCAATCATTAAGCCCGATGAAAACTTAATCATTGAGTCCTGGCTCAAAAAATTGGCCGATCTTACAATGGTTCATTCTGATCAATATAAGGGAACTCGCAATAATCATTACTACTGGGAAGGTTTAGCTGTTGGCGTAGTTGGCGCCATTACTAAAGATTCGAAGTATCTTTCATGGAGTAAGCAAGTCTTTTCAAATGCAATGGATAAGATTCAAAAAGACGGATCTCTGATTGAGGAAATGAACCGTGGAAAAAGGGCCATTCATTATCAAGCGTTTGCAACTGCCCCTTTGGTTGTCATGTCGAGTATTTTGGATTTGCAGTCTGATAAATTGAAAGAGCTTGTGCGGTTTACTTATTTGGCCATTTCACATCCAGAGACAATTGAGAAGCGTCTTGGAGTTAAGCAGGATGCACTGACTCCCTCAAACTTAGGTTGGCTTTTAGTTTATTTAAGAAGAAATCCTGATGCAGAGATAAGTAATTTTTTAAAAACAAAATCTTCTCTTTATACTTCTAAGCTTGGTGGAAATTTAAATTTAGTTAATCCATTAGAAAATATTTCATCAACGAAGGTCACAAAATAA
- a CDS encoding sensor histidine kinase: MSNHQSETSILEAKIKSEQQKFEAIFYGSESPMVIFKGPEMVVEMFNEKYQEIYKNRNILGESLFKAIPELVHTPFPNILKKVYETGEYYVSREGHSQLYNAVTEQFEDRYFDTTFSRISFGDELYRILATPREVTQRVLVRKKLEDSLKELEEERELRERFVLALSHDLRTPLAIVTMCALILKKKVEDSETIVEMADRITSSVARADRMIRDLLDANRIKAGLGIPISLEDCSLDQILNFVVSDLEELYGQRFVVNNMAGEIKGRWDTLAIHRIVENLSSNAIKYGTPYSTITVTLALVNNCAEISVHNTGSFIPVEEQDSLFDHYSRSKSAESSGQTGWGIGLALVKGLTEAHKGSVHMQSDLDSGTTFTVILPVG; this comes from the coding sequence ATGTCTAACCATCAATCTGAAACCTCTATTTTAGAGGCCAAGATTAAATCAGAGCAGCAAAAATTCGAGGCCATTTTTTATGGTTCAGAATCGCCTATGGTTATTTTCAAAGGGCCAGAAATGGTTGTTGAAATGTTCAATGAAAAATATCAAGAAATTTATAAAAATCGTAACATTTTAGGTGAATCACTTTTTAAAGCAATACCGGAATTAGTTCACACTCCTTTTCCAAATATTCTTAAAAAGGTTTATGAAACTGGCGAATATTATGTTTCGCGTGAAGGTCATTCTCAACTCTATAATGCAGTAACTGAGCAATTTGAAGATCGCTATTTTGATACTACTTTTTCTCGTATCAGTTTTGGCGATGAATTGTATCGTATTCTAGCTACACCCAGAGAAGTAACTCAAAGAGTGTTGGTAAGAAAAAAACTGGAAGATAGTCTTAAAGAATTAGAAGAAGAACGTGAGCTTCGTGAGAGATTTGTTCTCGCACTTTCACATGACCTACGCACGCCACTTGCCATAGTAACGATGTGTGCACTTATTCTTAAAAAGAAAGTTGAAGATTCAGAAACGATTGTAGAGATGGCGGATAGAATCACTTCAAGTGTGGCAAGAGCAGACCGAATGATTCGCGATCTACTTGATGCCAATCGCATTAAGGCTGGCCTAGGTATACCGATTTCTTTAGAGGACTGTTCTCTCGATCAAATTTTAAATTTCGTCGTTAGCGATTTAGAAGAGCTTTATGGGCAAAGATTTGTCGTTAATAATATGGCCGGTGAAATTAAAGGACGTTGGGATACATTGGCGATTCATCGTATTGTTGAAAATCTTTCGAGTAATGCAATTAAATACGGCACGCCTTATTCAACGATTACCGTCACATTAGCACTGGTTAATAACTGTGCTGAGATCTCAGTTCATAATACAGGAAGCTTTATCCCGGTAGAAGAGCAGGACTCTTTATTTGACCATTACAGCCGTTCTAAGTCGGCAGAGAGTAGCGGGCAAACAGGATGGGGAATTGGGCTAGCGTTAGTTAAAGGATTAACAGAAGCTCATAAAGGGTCTGTGCATATGCAGAGTGATCTAGATTCTGGAACAACATTTACAGTGATTTTGCCGGTCGGCTAG
- a CDS encoding zinc metalloprotease yields the protein MGSNKIIFLCLLLTLTACGGKKSSKTGVEGSTSLSTIFVKGDPKELIKGSTLDKNSFISERDMTEYDNYSLSNIWQFTEKEVIVEKEDTGNPEDGNEATEEDQTANALPFYTFQKLGNDYIYSNPKSNLKFGFTVNNGKLELKTFDTGYGVYDLSILHYSLKKSKDSFSLLVEIQEQDPTEGRVLLSFVFVKKSEQKNILKVDDHYKYIMGAGVAIGWPQKEILQIDVCGNQYKSTEDAFNGGIQVWKNALRNKMTIKTNYLSVYPPFSDLNSHCIYTVKDYSTESRPQYMNPASTTTNYDTFKAEIIDADVFVWVKEVEKDGDISKMASYMIDVTAHELGHFLGLGHQFDETFKSIMSYDNVPYITDYDQEAASYLYPTLK from the coding sequence ATGGGTTCTAACAAAATTATTTTCTTATGCCTTCTGCTTACACTGACTGCATGTGGTGGAAAAAAAAGCAGTAAGACTGGTGTGGAAGGAAGTACTTCATTAAGCACTATTTTTGTAAAAGGTGATCCTAAAGAACTTATCAAAGGTAGTACTCTTGATAAAAATTCATTTATCTCAGAACGTGACATGACTGAGTATGATAATTACTCACTTTCTAATATCTGGCAGTTTACTGAAAAAGAAGTCATCGTTGAAAAAGAAGACACAGGTAACCCTGAAGATGGCAATGAGGCGACTGAAGAAGATCAGACCGCGAATGCTCTTCCTTTTTATACTTTTCAAAAATTAGGCAATGATTATATTTACTCAAACCCAAAATCAAATTTAAAGTTTGGATTTACAGTTAATAACGGCAAACTTGAATTAAAGACGTTTGATACAGGTTATGGTGTTTATGATTTATCGATTCTTCACTACAGCCTGAAGAAATCTAAGGATTCTTTTTCTCTTCTTGTAGAAATACAAGAGCAAGACCCAACTGAAGGTAGAGTTCTTTTAAGTTTCGTATTTGTAAAAAAATCAGAACAAAAAAACATTCTTAAAGTAGATGATCACTATAAGTATATTATGGGTGCAGGCGTTGCGATTGGATGGCCACAAAAAGAAATACTTCAAATTGATGTTTGTGGAAATCAATACAAGTCTACAGAGGACGCTTTCAATGGTGGCATTCAAGTATGGAAGAACGCTCTTAGAAATAAAATGACAATCAAAACTAATTATTTATCAGTATATCCACCTTTCAGTGACCTGAACTCTCATTGCATCTACACAGTAAAAGATTATTCAACTGAATCAAGACCCCAATATATGAACCCGGCCTCGACAACGACAAACTACGATACTTTTAAGGCCGAAATTATTGATGCTGATGTTTTTGTCTGGGTAAAAGAAGTAGAAAAAGATGGAGATATCTCAAAGATGGCAAGCTACATGATAGATGTAACAGCACATGAGCTAGGACACTTTTTGGGATTAGGTCATCAGTTTGATGAAACCTTCAAAAGTATTATGTCTTATGACAATGTTCCTTACATTACAGATTATGATCAAGAAGCTGCGTCTTACCTATATCCAACTCTTAAATAA
- a CDS encoding serine hydrolase domain-containing protein translates to MMRKISSFIIITFFIFSQKTYSDVIDNAGTRWPVPSWNIAQNKQERMSSKQCQDFVKFSTNSHNFLTEGLVVIKDGEIQFEYYDSKHNANTPHILWSVTKTITGALLGIAVRDGKISMDQGLNEFYPRPSAGNNYQNIKIENLFYLDTGFIWNEYYSGDASKSPVLNMLYYLGHKDIANYATDQQIIPQGPGYKFNYSTGTPAITMGVLKKVYGDDYDQMPWTSLFKPLGMTNVRFERDHKGVFNGGSSGYATPREMAKLGYLYLNNGMWNGEEILPQSWIEKTTQVSPGYLSNGTVIRNITDDGVYGGSIWLNRAVKKGFGKPYPASPENMLLAMGHYGQILTILPTQKMVIARTGYDQEYNSKLDEFVSRAIACFDDPTYPIGKNIPPPDYTKMTWPAIYKTLKSGLKTNVLFAAVAKTVCSCHFISGIDIDTCVDRSNVPLITKLAKISVRDNVVVAEQTKYAKILVAAYGRWPGEKSYASFDRAHPEFGCTLK, encoded by the coding sequence ATGATGAGAAAAATTTCATCATTTATTATCATTACATTCTTTATCTTCTCTCAAAAAACTTACTCTGATGTTATCGATAATGCTGGAACAAGATGGCCTGTACCTTCATGGAATATTGCTCAAAACAAACAAGAGCGCATGTCTTCAAAACAATGCCAGGACTTCGTAAAGTTTTCTACAAACTCTCATAATTTTTTAACTGAAGGTCTGGTCGTTATTAAAGATGGAGAAATTCAGTTTGAGTATTACGATTCAAAACATAATGCCAATACTCCACACATCCTTTGGTCAGTTACAAAAACCATCACTGGTGCTCTTTTAGGAATTGCCGTCCGCGATGGAAAAATCTCAATGGATCAGGGGCTTAATGAATTTTATCCTCGTCCGTCAGCAGGAAATAATTACCAGAACATTAAAATAGAAAATCTATTTTATCTTGATACAGGTTTTATCTGGAATGAGTATTACAGTGGCGATGCAAGTAAAAGCCCGGTGCTTAACATGCTCTACTATCTAGGGCATAAAGATATTGCGAACTATGCGACTGACCAACAAATTATCCCTCAAGGCCCGGGTTACAAATTTAATTACTCTACAGGAACACCTGCAATTACCATGGGCGTTTTAAAGAAAGTCTATGGTGATGATTATGATCAAATGCCTTGGACTTCACTTTTTAAACCTCTAGGAATGACTAATGTTCGTTTCGAACGTGATCATAAAGGTGTTTTTAATGGCGGCTCATCTGGTTATGCCACTCCTCGTGAGATGGCAAAACTTGGTTATCTCTATTTAAATAATGGTATGTGGAATGGAGAAGAAATTCTTCCACAATCTTGGATTGAAAAAACAACTCAAGTTTCTCCTGGGTATTTATCTAACGGAACAGTTATAAGAAATATTACTGACGATGGGGTGTATGGTGGATCTATCTGGCTTAACAGAGCTGTCAAAAAAGGTTTCGGTAAACCTTATCCTGCTTCACCAGAGAATATGCTTTTGGCAATGGGGCACTACGGACAGATTCTGACAATCCTTCCGACTCAAAAGATGGTTATTGCCCGCACTGGGTATGACCAGGAATACAATTCGAAGCTAGATGAGTTTGTCAGCCGTGCGATTGCCTGCTTCGATGATCCGACTTATCCCATTGGAAAAAATATTCCTCCGCCTGATTATACAAAGATGACCTGGCCTGCAATTTATAAAACACTTAAAAGTGGATTGAAAACGAATGTCTTATTTGCAGCTGTCGCCAAAACTGTATGCTCATGTCATTTTATTTCTGGAATTGATATCGATACCTGTGTTGATCGCAGTAACGTTCCACTGATTACAAAACTAGCAAAAATTTCAGTTAGAGATAACGTCGTTGTTGCTGAACAAACTAAATATGCAAAAATCTTAGTGGCCGCTTATGGGCGCTGGCCTGGTGAAAAATCTTATGCGAGCTTTGATAGAGCACATCCCGAATTTGGATGCACATTAAAGTAA
- a CDS encoding sigma-54-dependent transcriptional regulator produces MKILIVDDETLVRRTMQATIESDGSHQVFTAGSLEEAGKVLEEETIDLVFTDLSLDDGPERLGLNLLKHLNDHYPATVAVAMTGHNEDALVEQCLKAGAADYILKPIGPEKLRQTMLKAPILHRLLRKNQNLKSQIGKDALHLVELKSKSKAFQAVLDVAKKLRGTSQSVLIRGENGTGKEVLARYLWSLEGDDSRPMIAVNCGAIPASLAESELFGHKKGSFTGATEARTGKFEAANGGDLFLDELATLTPEIQVKLLRVLSTGEITPVGQEKSKKIVCRIITATNENLEEMIKAKTFREDLFFRVKQFSLTIPPLRERKEDILDLANHFLSQYSNKRLSKSAESLLLSYTWPGNVRELKSAMEVAAVLSDGSEIEHSDIAPHLQQTGAPVLAKALPASQEIDENLLAGNYHHLLREFEAKMIDCAMKKCGTENAAAKFLGIPRSTLGDIRKRHQAK; encoded by the coding sequence ATGAAAATTTTAATCGTTGATGATGAAACTCTAGTGCGCCGTACTATGCAGGCCACGATTGAATCTGATGGCAGCCACCAGGTTTTTACAGCTGGAAGCTTAGAAGAAGCCGGGAAAGTTTTAGAAGAAGAAACAATTGATCTTGTCTTCACTGACCTAAGTCTAGACGACGGCCCTGAACGACTGGGATTAAACTTACTTAAACATTTAAATGATCACTACCCTGCAACTGTTGCAGTTGCGATGACAGGCCATAATGAAGATGCATTAGTTGAACAATGTCTAAAAGCGGGAGCTGCTGATTATATTTTAAAGCCCATTGGACCAGAAAAATTAAGACAGACAATGCTTAAGGCCCCTATCCTTCACAGACTACTTAGAAAAAATCAAAACTTAAAATCGCAAATTGGAAAAGATGCTCTTCACTTAGTTGAATTGAAATCTAAGTCAAAAGCTTTCCAAGCTGTTTTAGACGTTGCTAAAAAACTGAGAGGAACATCTCAATCAGTTCTTATCCGTGGTGAAAACGGTACAGGTAAGGAAGTTCTTGCACGCTACCTTTGGAGCCTGGAAGGAGACGACTCTCGTCCTATGATCGCTGTAAACTGCGGAGCGATTCCAGCAAGTCTTGCTGAATCAGAACTCTTCGGTCACAAAAAAGGATCTTTCACAGGAGCAACTGAAGCTCGCACTGGAAAATTTGAAGCTGCTAATGGTGGTGACCTTTTCCTGGATGAACTTGCCACTCTTACACCAGAAATTCAGGTAAAACTCCTACGCGTTTTATCGACAGGCGAAATCACTCCTGTTGGTCAGGAAAAATCTAAAAAGATCGTTTGCCGAATTATCACTGCGACTAATGAAAACTTAGAAGAAATGATTAAAGCTAAAACATTCAGAGAAGATTTATTCTTCCGTGTGAAACAATTTTCTTTAACGATTCCACCATTACGTGAACGCAAAGAAGATATCCTTGATTTGGCCAATCACTTTCTGTCTCAATATTCAAATAAACGTCTTTCTAAATCTGCTGAGTCTTTGCTTCTTAGTTATACATGGCCTGGAAATGTGCGAGAGTTAAAATCCGCGATGGAAGTGGCCGCTGTTTTATCTGATGGTTCTGAAATTGAACATTCGGACATTGCTCCTCACTTACAACAAACAGGTGCCCCTGTTTTAGCAAAGGCCTTACCGGCCTCACAAGAGATAGACGAAAACCTACTTGCTGGTAACTATCACCATCTGCTTAGAGAATTTGAAGCAAAGATGATTGATTGTGCAATGAAGAAGTGTGGAACTGAAAATGCTGCAGCTAAATTTTTAGGAATCCCTCGCAGCACATTAGGTGACATTAGAAAGAGACATCAGGCAAAGTAA